Within the Bacteroidota bacterium genome, the region CTTCAATGGGGGAGGGGAATCAACCAGCAGTTGGGAGAAAAATTCGTCAAGATGTACGTCAGTGAGCTGACAGTTGATATGGGAGAGAAGGGGAAAAAAGCGCTTGACCTTTTGTATAGATTCGGGGCGGAAAAAGGATTGATCCCGCCGGTTCCCTCGATCGAACTCTTTTAATGCTTCGCGATGAATCTGTTTGAGTTGTTTCGAAGATTTCGTACCGGCATCGTCGTCGCCACGCTTCTCGTCATTATTGAGAACGTGGCATGGATCGCCGAGCCCGCGCTCTTCGGCAACGTCATCGACGCTCTCATCGAGAAAGCGACGTCCGAAACTGCAGTCTCCTACCTTCTCCCGTTGCTCATTTGGATAGGTACGTTTCTTGTCAACTCCGGAGTCGGCGCCCTCCGCCGTTCTCTTGACCCGAAGATCTTTCTCCGGATGTTCATTGAAATCGCCACCGACGTTGCGCGCTCGGCCAAAGAAAAAGGGCACTCTGTCTCGAAGACTGCGGCGCGCGCCGAATTGTCGCGCGAGTTCATCACGTTTGCCGAATATCGGGTCCCTGATATCATTGAACAACTGATTTCGATCGGCGGCGCGGTTGTTGCACTTCTCTTTTTTGATTGGAGGATCGCCTGTTCGTGCCTCTTCATCGTCCTCCCGCTCCTTCTCATCTCGCGCATCTATAACAAACGCGTGTTGGCGCTCCAAAAAGACCTTCATGACAACCGCGAGGAGGCCTACGATGCA harbors:
- a CDS encoding ABC transporter six-transmembrane domain-containing protein, which codes for MNLFELFRRFRTGIVVATLLVIIENVAWIAEPALFGNVIDALIEKATSETAVSYLLPLLIWIGTFLVNSGVGALRRSLDPKIFLRMFIEIATDVARSAKEKGHSVSKTAARAELSREFITFAEYRVPDIIEQLISIGGAVVALLFFDWRIACSCLFIVLPLLLISRIYNKRVLALQKDLHDNREEAYDAFSTKDPEKVREYYSAQSRVEQRIANWGAFNFGAMRIILLLIFLVVLYIAIDLDDFSTGNIYSIVAYLWTFVTSSEYLPELMESWTSLKDISDRLATENV